In Tachysurus vachellii isolate PV-2020 chromosome 3, HZAU_Pvac_v1, whole genome shotgun sequence, one genomic interval encodes:
- the fndc1 gene encoding fibronectin type III domain-containing protein 1 — translation MCPPAARALPVLLLVLGSLSPILTAFKPFHPRNVKLTSVEKGLKVTWDPPNELDGRPVDRYSIGYGKSMRSLRFIKVDKDSRSEVLEDVEPGVLHFLKISSENEDGMSKPVYRAETPGGGELVKLDGFAVEGSASANASLPGRRSSERSSKISPRPTDEKSTVLRQRAPQSSSGPEAPQRGGYLPIRSQNKHRVDLSQPQADQRNANKPKLASESIYVVSLQAQKAPQRTVPASKTVNTESPPPEHDEVEEVEDITVRILSPQSVVITWVDPLVKKQKSFPEGTRQYTVRYREKGESARWEYKETSQKRLVIEKLSADGMYEFSVRITQGDQHGKWSVSVFQRTPESAPAGPPENFEVKPLRGKGTAVTATWDPPDEPNGKIREYILSYAPALKPFGAKSVTYRGTTTSATIDGLAPGDRYIFKIRAANRKGQGPQSKALSVAMPETSTTALRHSTQSKSTSRTSVYDDLEDQDTEDTEISLTHTTTSSPTNKKSRPLSQTRSYHSIFSSLRGSVRNSGSNSRTTISSEKEGDEEEAPTDTPKDDKATANEAVEDTQPESTNNAPKTEEEEQHKVSSGAKESSSVHKSPLPKKHSFPLMSKEGHDRSQSLTPRTSSVVNGNRLRRPPLSTSWSRTRNQNGGSSSLPKSQDPIVSKKVHTSLYPEGKVSDTVVKSSTPSPTTSPQETKTETDRESSSSSLSSAGTSRVSSSARHASNSGPGPAYPNGRRVTQNKGHKYQAGRQKTTLTSSALSQSSAVSSTDNRDTQSTSNLNTKHNSKNDHKIKIQNNEDTPSTYQYTTTLAPPIKAENTQDVGNNYKDKAVNSYLRSTQIPSTASPGHGSSLSNRNARVVIGSSQRKDGRIPWSRTASSVGAGRPFLRGMPSNPTASGEHVSGKTKTSPTTFNSNIATPTVKSRQAASSSGQTTSNDHKEHTISGNDHKHDYLSEVSKDTQEIKNTAPTASPQKTASDSKHIQRSGQTSDNSSHTSYMTLNRLGLGSNGKVRSALLASRLNELRLRGRLQTVQNTQLGSAAKQNSSSSSVSTSSSSSASQTMEHKASPSDQGTGASQNANVRSTVGLVSRSSLMQPAGGDTSKDFKTPVTVPARNPVVRSRYPSRSDKNSRGKTPVGLHKPNYGQGKNARPNLTATNGKIASTSNENTKGNGVKYITGPDGTRWVVDLDKGVLMNEEGKVLQDSRGRPRKVVIGEDGKTIFDEEGTPLVNQEGMALFGHGRDSRPVVNPKDKYLTVGGKPLVGLDRPTPSTTTTTTTTTTTTTTTTTTTTAEPTTTTTAEPTTTEITTLEYTTEALPTCPPGTFAKLDKNGIPMMDDYGILDCYPSDEFLMETTMIPITTQLPHTTHTPTTGFRFFNNSPSSEFDVAGKKRFTAPYVNYIQKDPGAPCSLTEALEYLQVDVLADLIEKDSATASQKQPPKHKPKNITVIAMEGCHSFVILDWARPLKDDMVSGYMVHSASYDDVLTNRWSSSLSSGTHLAVENLKPNSRYYFRVQAKNVYGLGPISETISYVTESDDPLLIERPPGGEPIWIPFSFRYNPAHSSCKGSQFVKRTWYRKFVGVVLCNSLRYKIFMGDGLKETFYSIADSFGNGEDHCQFVDSHLDGRTGQQALSIYLPQAQGYYRSYRQEPVNFGPIGRRTPHQFVGWYECGVPIPGKW, via the exons CATTTAAACCATTCCATCCACGCAATGTGAAGCTTACCTCAGTGGAAAAGGGCTTAAAGGTGACATGGGACCCACCTAACGAGCTGGATGGTCGGCCAGTGGATCGATACAGTATTGGCTATGGCAAGTCCATGAGGTCTCTGCGCTTCATCAAGGTGGACAAGGACAGCCGCTCCGAGGTACTAGAGGACGTAG agcctGGAGTCCTGCACTTTCTCAAGATCAGTTCTGAGAATGAGGATGGAATGAGTAAACCAGTCTACAGAGCAGAAACTCCaggag GTGGGGAATTGGTAAAACTGGATGGCTTTGCCGTTGAAGGAAGTGCTTCTGCAAACGCTTCCTTACCAG GTAGGAGGTCATCTGAGCGCTCCTCTAAGATAAGCCCTCGTCCTACAGATGAGAAATCAACAGTGTTACGGCAGAGAGCCCCTCAGTCCTCCTCAGGCCCTGAAGCTCCACAGAGAGGAGGATACCTGCCCATTCGCTCTCAAAACAAACATAGGGTGGACCTCAGTCAGCCTCAAGCTGACCAGCGCAATGCTAACAAACCTAAACTAG CTTCTGAGTCCATCTATGTGGTATCACTGCAGGCACAGAAAGCCCCACAGAGGACCGTACCAGCAAGCAAGACTGTCAATACCGAAAGCCCTCCTCCAG AGCATGATGAAGTAGAGGAGGTGGAAGACATTACAGTGAGGATACTGTCTCCCCAGTCTGTTGTAATCACATGGGTGGATCCACTTGTCAAGAAACAGAAAAGTTTCCCTGAAGGTACCAG GCAATACACTGtcagatacagagagaaggGAGAGTCTGCTCGATGGGAATATAAGGAGACCTCACAGAAGCGGCTTGTGATTGAGAAGCTGTCTGCAGATGGAATGTATGAATTCTCTGTTCGAATCACTCAGGGTGACCAACATGGGAAATGGAGTGTATCTGTATTTCAAAGGACCCCTGAATCAG CACCCGCTGGCCCTCCGGAGAATTTTGAGGTGAAACCACTTAGAGGGAAAGGCACAGCAGTCACTGCAACATGGGATCCACCAGATGAACCCAATGGTAAAATCAGAG AATATATTCTGTCCTATGCTCCAGCCCTGAAACCCTTTGGAGCAAAATCAGTAACATATCGTGGCACTACAACATCGGCCACCATAGATGGGCTGGCACCTGGTGATCGTTACATCTTTAAAATTCGAGCAGCCAACAGAAAAGGACAAGGACCACAGTCTAAAGCCTTGAGTGTTGCAATGCCTGAAA CCAGCACTACTGCCTTACGGCATTCTACTCAGTCCAAGAGCACCTCCAGAACATCTGTATATGATGACTTAGAAGACCAAGATACAGAAGACACAGAAATATCTCTTACCCATACCACTACTTCTTCACCCACAAACAAGAAATCTCGCCCCCTTTCTCAAACACGGTCTTATCACAGCATTTTTTCATCACTAAGGGGCTCGGTCAGAAATTCAGGTTCCAATTCTAGAACAACCATTAGTAGTGAAAAAGAAGGAGATGAGGAAGAGGCACCAACAGACACTCCAAAAGACGATAAAGCAACAGCAAATGAAGCTGTTGAGGATACACAACCAGAAAGTACTAACAATGCTCCAAAAACtgaggaggaagaacaacatAAAGTTTCATCTGGAGCTAAGGAATCAAGCTCTGTTCATAAAAGTCCATTACCAAAAAAGCATTCCTTCCCTCTAATGTCCAAAGAGGGCCATGACAGGTCTCAGTCACTGACACCTCGCACATCCTCAGTTGTCAATGGCAACCGTTTAAGACGGCCACCCTTGAGTACCTCATGGTCACGGACAAGAAATCAAAATGGTGGATCCTCTAGTTTACCCAAAAGCCAAGACCCTATAGTCTCAAAGAAAGTCCACACTAGCTTATATCCTGAAGGCAAAGTCAGTGATACAGTAGTAAAATCATCCACTCCATCACCCACCACATCACCTCAGGAAACGAAGACAGAAACAGATAGAGagtcatcatcttcatcactgtCATCAGCTGGGACAAGCAGAGTTTCTTCCTCAGCAAGGCATGCCAGTAATTCAGGGCCTGGTCCTGCTTATCCAAATGGTAGAAGAGTAACTCAAAATAAAGGTCACAAATATCAGGCAGGTAGACAAAAAACAACTTTAACGTCATCTGCTTTGTCACAGTCTTCAGCAGTTTCCAGTACAGACAACAGGGATACCCAATCAACCAGTAACTTGAATACAAAACATAACAGTAAAAatgatcataaaataaaaattcaaaataatgaAGACACACCTTCTACTTATCAATATACCACTACTCTTGCCCCTCCAATCAAAGCAGAGAATACACAGGATGTTGGTAACAATTATAAAGACAAGGCTGTTAACAGTTATTTGCGTTCAACTCAGATTCCTTCTACAGCAAGTCCAGGACATGGTTCCTCCTTGTCTAACAGAAATGCCAGGGTGGTAATTGGAAGTAGTCAGAGAAAAGATGGCAGGATCCCATGGAGCAGGACTGCTTCTTCAGTAGGAGCAGGTAGGCCCTTTTTGAGAGGAATGCCATCTAATCCAACAGCCTCAGGAGAGCATGTCAGTGGTAAAACCAAAACCTCCCCAACAACCTTCAACTCTAACATTGCAACACCCACTGTAAAGAGTAGACAAGCAGCTTCAAGTAGTGGACAGACAACCTCTAATGATCACAAAGAACACACAATATCAGGCAATGATCACAAACATGATTACCTCTCTGAGGTCAGCAAAGACACCCAGGAGATTAAGAACACTGCCCCAACTGCTTCCCCCCAAAAAACTGCTTCTGATTCTAAACACATTCAGAGGTCTGGTCAAACCTCTGACAACAGCTCTCACACATCCTATATGACTCTCAATAGACTTGGTCTGGGTTCCAATGGAAAGGTTCGTTCTGCTCTCCTGGCCAGTCGTCTGAATGAGTTAAGGTTGCGTGGTAGGTTACAAACAGTACAAAATACACAACTGGGCTCTGCTGCTAAACAAAACTCCTCTTCATCATCCGTTTCAACTTCTTCGTCCTCTTCTGCCTCCCAGACAATGGAACACAAAGCTTCACCTTCAGATCAAGGCACAGGTGCTAGTCAAAATGCTAATGTTAGATCAACTGTGGGATTGGTCTCACGATCATCCCTGATGCAACCTGCTGGTGGTGACACATCAAAAGATTTCAAGACCCCTGTAACAGTTCCAGCAAGAAATCCAGTGGTGAGATCACGCTATCCAAGCAGATCTGACAAAAATTCAAGAGGAAAAACCCCAGTTGGTTTACACAAACCTAATTATGGGCAAG GCAAGAATGCGCGACCAAATCTTACAGCAACAAATGGCAAAATTGCATCTACATCAAATGAAAATACAAAAGGAAATGGAGTCAAATATATTACAGGCCCCGATGGAACCAGATGG GTTGTAGATCTGGATAAAGGAGTACTGATGAATGAAGAGGGAAAGGTTTTACAGGATTCTAGAGGCCGGCCCAGGAAAGTAGTCATTGGAGAAGATGGGAAAACTATCTTTG ATGAAGAGGGTACCCCATTAGTAAACCAGGAAGGTATGGCTTTGTTTGGTCATGGGAGGGACAGTCGGCCTGTTGTTAACCCCAAAGATAAGTACCTCACTGTTGGAGGGAAGCCACTTGTGGGCCTGGATCGTCCTACACCCAGTACTACAACcacaacaactacaaccacaacaactacaaccacaactacaactacaaccACTGCTGaaccaaccaccaccaccactgctgaaccaacaacaacagaaattaCTACTCTGGAGTACACAACTGAAGCTTTGCCTACCTGTCCCCCTGGAACATTTGCAAAGCTGGATAAGAATGGCATTCCTATGATGGATGATTATGGAATACTGGACTGCTACCCAAGTG ATGAGTTTTTGATGGAGACCACCATGATCCCTATCACCACTCAGCTGCCCCATACTACTCACACCCCCACAACTGGGTTCCGCTTCTTTAATAACAGCCCGTCATCTGAGTTTGATGTTGCCGGCAAGAAACGCTTCACAG ctCCATATGTGAATTACATCCAGAAGGATCCTGGTGCTCCATGTTCCCTGACCGAGGCGCTAGAGTACCTGCAGGTGGATGTGCTGGCTGACCTCATTGAAAAGGACAGTGCCACAGCCAGCCAAAAGCAGCCACCCAAACACAAGCCAAAGAACATCACTGTAATTGCCATGGAGGGATGTCACTCATTTGTTATTTTGGACTGGGCTCGCCCATTGAAGGATGACATGGTTTCAG GATACATGGTGCACAGCGCCTCCTATGATGATGTCCTGACCAACAGATGGTCATCTAGTCTCTCATCTGGCACACACCTAGCTGTGGAGAACCTCAAGCCAAACTCCAG gtattaCTTCAGAGTTCAAGCAAAGAACGTTTATGGTCTCGGGCCGATCAGCGAAACAATAAGTTATGTTACAGAATCAG ATGACCCTCTTCTAATAGAGAGGCCCCCAG GTGGCGAGCCTATTTGGATTCCTTTTTCCTTTAGGTACAACCCTGCCCACAGTTCCTGTAAAGGAAGTCAATTTGTCAAGCGCACCTGGTACAGGAAGTTTGTGGGTGTGGTCCTGTGCAACTCACTGCGCTACAAGATCTTTATGGGAGATGGACTGAAGG aaaCTTTCTACAGTATTGCTGATTCCTTTGGCAATGGAGAAGACCACTGTCAGTTTGTAGATTCACATTTGGATGGAAGGACAGGACAACAagccctttccatttacctacCCCAAGCTCAAG gTTATTATCGCTCATATAGACAAGAGCCTGTCAATTTTGGGCCCATCGGCAGGCGCACGCCTCATCAGTTTGTGGGCTGGTATGAGTGTGGAGTCCCGATCCCTGGGAAATGGTAA